A section of the Streptomyces sp. Je 1-369 genome encodes:
- a CDS encoding Pro-rich N-terminal domain-containing protein — translation MQHAVGSPLPPPHQPGHGPATGWSQAAHHPTAPPPGAAPHAPPTPGFAGGHAPHAAQGQPPMPQAPLHGPAPVPPVPDAPAPVGTTSHIQLPPGGPVAMPSPPQGAAPPDTGATTLAVLLIGPAGAGKTSVAKYWAEHRRVPTAHISLDDVREWVRSGFADPQSGWNDHSEAQYRLARRTCGFAARNFLANGISCILDDAVFPDRPVVGLGGWKRHVGPGLLPVVLLPGLEIVLERNAERTGNRRLTDEEVARIHGRMAGWYGSGLPIIDNSQLDVPATARVLDEVLTRAIASPPQW, via the coding sequence ATGCAGCACGCAGTGGGATCTCCGCTGCCGCCGCCCCATCAGCCGGGGCACGGACCGGCCACCGGCTGGTCGCAGGCCGCACACCACCCGACCGCTCCGCCTCCCGGAGCGGCGCCGCACGCGCCTCCCACGCCGGGGTTCGCGGGCGGCCACGCCCCGCACGCCGCGCAGGGGCAGCCCCCGATGCCGCAGGCTCCCCTCCACGGACCGGCCCCGGTGCCTCCCGTACCCGACGCCCCGGCCCCCGTCGGCACGACGAGCCACATCCAACTCCCGCCGGGCGGCCCCGTGGCCATGCCGAGCCCCCCGCAGGGAGCGGCTCCACCGGACACCGGCGCCACGACACTCGCGGTCCTCCTCATCGGCCCCGCGGGCGCGGGCAAGACGAGCGTGGCGAAGTACTGGGCGGAGCACCGCCGCGTGCCCACGGCCCACATCAGCCTCGACGACGTACGCGAATGGGTCCGCTCGGGGTTCGCCGACCCCCAGTCGGGCTGGAACGACCACTCCGAGGCGCAGTACCGCCTGGCCCGCCGCACCTGCGGCTTCGCCGCGCGGAACTTCCTGGCCAACGGCATCTCGTGCATCCTCGACGACGCGGTCTTCCCGGACCGCCCGGTCGTCGGCCTCGGCGGCTGGAAACGGCACGTGGGCCCGGGCCTGCTCCCCGTGGTCCTCCTCCCCGGCCTGGAAATCGTCCTGGAACGCAACGCGGAACGCACCGGCAACCGCCGCCTCACGGACGAGGAAGTGGCCCGCATCCACGGCCGCATGGCGGGTTGGTACGGCTCGGGCCTCCCCATCATCGACAACTCCCAGCTGGACGTCCCCGCCACGGCCCGAGTCCTGGACGAGGTCCTGACCCGAGCAATCGCCAGCCCGCCGCAGTGGTAG
- the aroB gene encoding 3-dehydroquinate synthase — protein MTTEQTPTRIHVGGAAGTDPYEVLVGRQLLGELPGLIGDQAKRVAVIHPEALAETGEALRQDLADQGYEAVAIQVPNAEEAKTAEVAAYCWKALGQSGFTRSDVIVGVGGGASTDLAGFVAATWLRGVRWIAVPTTVLGMVDAAVGGKTGINTAEGKNLVGAFHPPAGVLCDLAALDSLPVNDYVSGLAEIIKAGFIADPAILELIEADPQAARTPAGPNTAELIERSIRVKAEVVSGDLKEAGLREILNYGHTLAHAIEKNERYKWRHGAAVSVGMLFAAELGRLAGRLDDVTADRHRTVLESVGLPLTYRYDQWPKLLETMKVDKKSRGDLLRFIVLDGLGKPTVLEGPDPAVLLAAYGEVGQ, from the coding sequence ATGACGACGGAGCAGACCCCCACCCGTATCCACGTCGGTGGCGCCGCCGGCACGGATCCGTACGAGGTCCTGGTCGGTCGGCAGCTCCTCGGCGAGCTGCCCGGCCTCATCGGCGACCAGGCCAAGCGGGTCGCCGTGATCCACCCCGAGGCGCTCGCCGAGACCGGCGAGGCGCTCCGCCAGGACCTCGCCGACCAGGGCTACGAAGCGGTGGCCATCCAGGTGCCGAACGCCGAGGAGGCCAAGACGGCGGAGGTCGCCGCGTACTGCTGGAAGGCCCTCGGCCAGTCCGGCTTCACGCGCAGCGACGTCATCGTCGGCGTCGGCGGCGGCGCCTCGACGGACCTCGCCGGGTTCGTGGCCGCGACGTGGCTTCGCGGGGTGCGGTGGATCGCCGTGCCGACCACGGTGCTGGGCATGGTGGACGCGGCGGTCGGCGGCAAGACCGGCATCAACACCGCCGAGGGCAAGAACCTGGTGGGCGCCTTCCACCCGCCGGCGGGCGTCCTGTGCGACCTGGCGGCCCTCGACTCCCTGCCGGTGAACGACTACGTCTCCGGGCTCGCGGAGATCATCAAGGCCGGTTTCATCGCCGACCCGGCGATCCTGGAGCTCATCGAGGCGGACCCGCAGGCCGCCCGCACCCCTGCGGGGCCGAACACCGCCGAGCTCATCGAGCGGTCCATCAGGGTCAAGGCCGAGGTCGTCTCGGGCGACCTGAAGGAGGCGGGCCTGCGCGAGATCCTCAACTACGGGCACACGCTCGCGCACGCCATCGAGAAGAACGAGCGCTACAAGTGGCGGCACGGCGCCGCGGTCTCCGTCGGCATGCTCTTCGCGGCCGAACTCGGCCGTCTGGCGGGCCGGTTGGACGACGTGACGGCCGACCGTCACCGTACGGTGCTCGAATCGGTCGGTCTGCCGCTGACCTACCGTTACGACCAGTGGCCCAAGCTCCTCGAGACCATGAAGGTCGACAAGAAGTCCCGCGGTGACCTGCTGCGCTTCATCGTCCTCGACGGCCTCGGCAAGCCGACCGTCCTGGAGGGTCCCGACCCGGCGGTGCTCCTGGCCGCATACGGAGAAGTGGGCCAGTAG
- a CDS encoding shikimate kinase: MTGPKVVLVGPMGVGKTTVGELLAGRLGVAFRDTDADIVKAQGREISDIFVDEGEEYFRALEKASVATALGEHDGILALGGGAVLAESTRALLAEHPVVCLSMDVEEAVQRTGLNQARPLLAVNPRKQWRELMESRRPLYAEVARVVVPTDGRTPDEVAQAVLDALELKEA, encoded by the coding sequence GTGACCGGTCCCAAGGTGGTCCTGGTCGGACCGATGGGCGTCGGAAAGACGACGGTCGGCGAACTGCTGGCCGGACGTCTCGGCGTCGCGTTCCGTGACACCGACGCCGACATCGTGAAGGCGCAGGGCCGGGAGATCTCCGACATCTTCGTGGACGAGGGCGAAGAGTACTTCCGGGCCCTGGAGAAGGCCTCGGTCGCCACGGCCCTCGGGGAGCACGACGGCATCCTCGCCCTCGGCGGCGGCGCCGTCCTCGCCGAGTCGACCCGCGCGCTCCTCGCCGAGCACCCCGTCGTCTGCCTCTCGATGGACGTGGAGGAAGCGGTCCAGCGCACCGGCCTCAACCAGGCGCGCCCCCTGCTCGCGGTCAACCCGCGCAAGCAGTGGCGCGAGCTGATGGAGTCGCGCAGACCGCTGTACGCCGAAGTCGCCCGCGTGGTCGTCCCCACCGACGGCCGCACCCCCGATGAGGTCGCCCAGGCGGTCCTCGACGCACTGGAGTTGAAGGAAGCATGA
- the aroC gene encoding chorismate synthase: MSRLRWLTAGESHGPALVATLEGLPAGVPVTTEMVADHLARRRLGYGRGARMKFERDEVTFLGGVRHGLSMGSPIAVMVGNTEWPKWEQVMSADPVDPEVLADLARNAPLTRPRPGHADLAGMQKYGFDEARPVLERASARETAARVALGAVARSFLKETAGIEVVSHVTELAAAKAPYGVYPTPADVEKLDADPVRCLDADASKAMVAEIDQAHKDGDTLGGVVEVLAYGVPVGLGSHVHWDRRLDARLAAALMGIQAIKGVEVGDGFDLARVPGSKAHDEIVTTEDGIRRTSGRSGGTEGGLTTGELLRVRAAMKPIATVPRALATIDVVTGEAAKAHHQRSDVCAVPAAGIVAEAMVALVLADAVAEKFGGDSVPETRRNVQSYLDNLQIR, translated from the coding sequence TTGAGCAGGTTGCGTTGGCTGACCGCGGGGGAGTCGCACGGACCCGCGCTTGTCGCGACGTTGGAGGGTCTTCCCGCCGGCGTTCCGGTGACGACGGAGATGGTGGCGGATCATCTGGCGCGGCGGCGGCTGGGGTATGGCCGGGGTGCGCGGATGAAGTTCGAGCGTGATGAGGTCACGTTTTTGGGCGGGGTCCGGCACGGTTTGAGTATGGGTTCGCCGATCGCGGTGATGGTGGGCAATACGGAGTGGCCCAAGTGGGAGCAGGTGATGTCGGCCGATCCGGTGGATCCGGAGGTGCTGGCGGATCTGGCGCGTAATGCTCCGCTGACCCGGCCGCGTCCGGGCCACGCCGATTTGGCGGGGATGCAGAAGTACGGGTTCGACGAGGCGCGTCCGGTCCTGGAGCGGGCGTCGGCGCGGGAGACCGCGGCGCGGGTGGCGCTGGGTGCGGTGGCGCGGTCGTTCCTGAAGGAGACGGCCGGGATCGAGGTCGTCTCGCATGTGACGGAGCTGGCGGCGGCCAAGGCGCCGTACGGGGTGTACCCGACTCCGGCGGATGTGGAGAAGCTGGACGCGGACCCGGTGCGCTGTCTGGACGCGGACGCGTCGAAGGCGATGGTCGCGGAGATCGACCAGGCTCACAAGGACGGTGACACCCTGGGTGGTGTCGTCGAGGTCCTGGCGTATGGGGTGCCGGTGGGGCTGGGTTCGCATGTGCACTGGGACCGGCGTCTGGACGCGCGTCTGGCGGCCGCGCTCATGGGTATCCAGGCGATCAAGGGTGTCGAGGTGGGTGACGGCTTTGATCTGGCCCGGGTGCCGGGTTCGAAGGCGCACGATGAGATCGTCACCACTGAGGATGGTATCCGTCGCACTTCGGGCCGCTCCGGTGGTACGGAGGGTGGGCTGACCACGGGTGAGCTGTTGCGGGTGCGGGCGGCGATGAAGCCGATCGCGACGGTGCCGCGGGCGTTGGCGACGATCGATGTGGTGACGGGTGAGGCGGCCAAGGCGCATCACCAGCGTTCGGATGTGTGTGCTGTTCCGGCGGCGGGCATCGTCGCGGAGGCGATGGTGGCGCTGGTCCTTGCGGACGCGGTCGCGGAGAAGTTCGGCGGGGACAGCGTTCCCGAGACGCGCCGCAACGTGCAGTCCTACCTCGACAACCTGCAGATCCGGTGA
- a CDS encoding shikimate dehydrogenase, translating to MSAEKRRAAVLGSPIAHSLSPVLHRAAYDEMGLTDWTYDRFEIDEAALPEFIEKAGPEWAGLSLTMPLKRAIIPLLDQVSETAASVEAVNTVVFGADGRRVGDNTDIPGMVAALHERGIEQVESAAILGAGATASSALAALARICTGEVVAYVRSDARAAEMREWGYRLDVPVRTESWEDAAEALHAPLVIATTPAGTTDALSATVPERPATLFDVLYNPWPTELAARWSAYGGAVVSGLDLLVHQAVLQVEQMTGQAPAPLAAMRKAGEHALAAR from the coding sequence GTGAGCGCGGAAAAGCGACGGGCCGCAGTTCTCGGTTCCCCGATCGCCCATTCACTCTCCCCGGTGCTGCACCGCGCCGCGTACGACGAAATGGGTCTGACCGACTGGACGTACGACCGTTTCGAGATCGATGAGGCGGCGCTGCCGGAATTCATCGAGAAGGCAGGGCCCGAATGGGCCGGGCTCTCCCTCACCATGCCGCTGAAGCGGGCGATCATTCCGCTGCTCGACCAGGTCAGCGAGACCGCGGCGTCCGTCGAGGCAGTGAACACGGTGGTGTTCGGCGCGGACGGACGGCGAGTCGGCGACAACACCGACATCCCCGGCATGGTCGCCGCGCTCCACGAGCGGGGCATCGAGCAGGTCGAGTCGGCCGCGATCCTGGGCGCGGGCGCCACCGCGTCGTCCGCACTGGCCGCGCTGGCGCGGATCTGCACGGGTGAGGTCGTCGCGTACGTGCGCAGCGACGCCCGCGCCGCCGAGATGCGCGAGTGGGGCTACCGCCTCGACGTGCCGGTGAGGACGGAGTCCTGGGAGGACGCGGCGGAGGCGCTGCACGCGCCCCTGGTGATCGCCACGACGCCCGCGGGCACCACGGACGCGCTGTCGGCCACCGTGCCCGAGCGGCCCGCGACCCTCTTCGACGTGCTGTACAACCCGTGGCCCACCGAGCTCGCCGCCCGCTGGTCGGCGTACGGAGGGGCCGTCGTCAGCGGCCTCGACCTCCTCGTGCACCAGGCTGTGCTCCAGGTCGAGCAGATGACGGGACAGGCCCCCGCGCCCCTCGCCGCCATGCGCAAGGCGGGGGAGCACGCGCTGGCCGCACGGTAA
- the mltG gene encoding endolytic transglycosylase MltG, with the protein MTEYGRGPGSEPWHPEDPLYGDSGWGGQQPAGGTSTYGGQGQYHPQQPHQHQQPNQESHQSQQYGGEWSTGQQQAYGQQQYDAQQQYDGGAAYGYNGNPDQGYNGGPGQGHSNGGWDTNGQGQVPYGGDPMDPYGGQQPGYGSESHDYYSTPDAYAPPEPPGQRRPAPAEAEPESQADWDPGPDQGEHAFFAGGGDDDADDDAPGRRGDRRGRGGKKPKKRRSGCACLVVTLVFAGGLGGVGYFGYQFYQDRFGTAPDFAGEGSGTAVVEIPKDSGGYAIGQKLKAAGVVKSVDAFVSAQKKHPDGQSIQSGVYTLKKQMSAKSAVALMLSPKSRRNLIIPEGKRNVWVYTQIDDRLDVPKGTTENVAKKDWRSLGLPDWANTNKDIKDPLEGFLYPSSYPVAKGQKPADVLKNMVAHATEKYDELDLKSKAAELNLKDPLQVLTVASLVQAEGKYKHDFEKVATVVYNRLKPNNTETYGLLDFDSTVNYLRGKSELATGSVDELRKLNDPYNTYKIKGLPPGPIGNPGEVALNSALHPAKGNWYYFVSVSDDKTLFAETNEEQNQNRKKYLEGQ; encoded by the coding sequence ATGACTGAGTATGGCCGGGGCCCAGGCTCCGAACCGTGGCATCCGGAGGACCCGTTGTACGGGGACAGCGGATGGGGAGGACAGCAGCCCGCGGGCGGCACGTCCACCTACGGCGGCCAGGGGCAGTACCACCCGCAGCAGCCGCACCAGCATCAGCAGCCGAACCAGGAGTCGCACCAGTCCCAGCAGTACGGCGGGGAGTGGAGCACCGGGCAGCAGCAGGCCTATGGCCAGCAGCAGTACGACGCTCAGCAGCAGTACGACGGCGGGGCCGCGTACGGCTACAACGGAAACCCTGATCAGGGGTACAACGGCGGTCCCGGCCAGGGCCACTCGAACGGCGGCTGGGACACCAACGGGCAGGGCCAGGTCCCGTACGGCGGCGACCCCATGGATCCGTACGGCGGCCAGCAGCCCGGGTACGGCTCGGAGAGCCACGACTACTACTCCACGCCCGACGCCTACGCTCCGCCGGAGCCGCCCGGCCAACGCCGTCCCGCGCCCGCCGAGGCCGAGCCGGAGTCGCAGGCCGACTGGGACCCGGGGCCCGACCAGGGGGAGCACGCGTTCTTCGCCGGTGGCGGGGACGACGACGCCGACGACGACGCGCCCGGCCGCCGGGGCGACCGGCGCGGGCGTGGCGGAAAGAAGCCCAAGAAGCGCCGCAGCGGATGCGCCTGTCTGGTCGTCACCCTCGTCTTCGCGGGTGGCCTCGGCGGCGTCGGCTACTTCGGCTACCAGTTCTACCAGGACCGTTTCGGTACGGCGCCGGACTTCGCGGGCGAGGGCTCGGGGACGGCCGTCGTCGAGATCCCCAAGGACTCCGGTGGCTACGCGATCGGCCAGAAGCTCAAGGCGGCGGGCGTCGTCAAGAGCGTCGACGCGTTCGTCTCCGCCCAGAAGAAGCACCCGGACGGGCAGTCCATCCAGTCGGGCGTCTACACGCTCAAGAAGCAGATGTCCGCCAAGAGCGCCGTCGCGCTGATGCTCAGCCCGAAGAGCCGCAGAAACCTCATCATTCCCGAGGGCAAGCGGAACGTCTGGGTCTACACGCAGATCGACGATCGCCTCGACGTCCCCAAGGGCACCACGGAGAACGTCGCCAAGAAGGATTGGCGCAGTCTCGGACTTCCCGACTGGGCGAATACGAACAAGGACATCAAGGACCCGCTGGAAGGATTCCTCTATCCCTCCAGCTATCCGGTGGCCAAGGGACAGAAGCCCGCGGACGTCCTCAAGAACATGGTCGCCCATGCGACGGAGAAGTACGACGAGCTCGACCTGAAGTCGAAGGCCGCGGAACTGAACCTGAAGGATCCGCTCCAGGTTCTCACCGTGGCGAGCCTGGTCCAGGCCGAAGGCAAGTACAAGCACGACTTCGAGAAGGTCGCCACGGTCGTCTACAACCGTCTCAAGCCCAACAACACCGAAACGTACGGCCTGTTGGACTTCGACTCGACGGTCAACTACCTGCGCGGCAAGTCCGAGTTGGCGACGGGCTCGGTCGACGAGCTCCGCAAGCTCAACGACCCGTACAACACTTACAAGATCAAGGGCCTCCCGCCCGGACCGATCGGAAACCCGGGCGAGGTGGCGCTGAATTCGGCACTGCACCCCGCCAAGGGCAACTGGTACTACTTCGTCTCCGTCAGCGACGACAAGACGCTCTTCGCCGAGACGAACGAGGAACAGAACCAGAACCGCAAGAAATACCTGGAGGGGCAGTGA
- the ruvX gene encoding Holliday junction resolvase RuvX: MTEPAQGMRRGRRLAVDVGDARIGVASCDPDGILATPVETVPGRDVPAARRRLKQLADEYEPIEIVVGLPRSLNGGEGPAAAKVRAFTQELARMVAPVSVRLVDERMTTVTASQGLRASGVKSKKGRSVIDQAAAVIILQQALESERASGKAPGEGVEVVI, encoded by the coding sequence ATGACCGAGCCTGCACAGGGCATGCGCCGGGGCCGACGGCTCGCCGTCGACGTCGGCGACGCCCGGATCGGGGTCGCCTCGTGCGACCCCGACGGGATCCTGGCCACGCCGGTGGAGACGGTGCCGGGACGCGACGTCCCGGCGGCGCGGCGCCGGCTGAAGCAGCTCGCCGACGAGTACGAGCCGATCGAGATCGTCGTCGGCCTCCCTCGCTCCCTCAACGGGGGCGAGGGTCCGGCGGCCGCCAAGGTCCGCGCGTTCACCCAGGAGCTCGCCCGCATGGTCGCCCCCGTTTCGGTGAGGCTCGTGGACGAGAGGATGACCACAGTGACGGCCAGTCAGGGCCTGCGCGCCTCCGGCGTGAAGTCCAAAAAGGGCAGGTCCGTCATCGATCAGGCCGCGGCCGTGATCATCCTTCAGCAGGCGCTGGAGTCCGAACGGGCGTCAGGTAAAGCTCCCGGCGAGGGCGTCGAAGTGGTCATCTGA
- the alaS gene encoding alanine--tRNA ligase: MESAEIRRRWLSFFEERGHTVVPSASLIADDPTLLLVPAGMVPFKPYFLGEVKPPAPRVTSVQKCVRTPDIEEVGKTTRHGTFFQMCGNFSFGDYFKEGAITLSWELLTSPVDKGGFGLDPERLWITVYLDDDEAEQIWREKVGVPAERIQRLGKKDNFWSMGVPGPCGPCSEINYDRGPEFGEEGGPAVNDERYVEIWNLVFMQFERGAGDGKEDFPILGELPSKNIDTGLGLERLAMILQGVQNMYETDTLRVVMDKATELTGVRYGAERGSDVSLRVVADHIRTSTMLIGDGVTPGNEGRGYVLRRIMRRAIRNMRLMGATGQVVKDLVDVVIDTMGQQYPELITDRKRIETVALAEEAAFLKALKGGTNILDTAVTETKAADGQVLSGDKAFLLHDTWGFPIDLTLEMAAEQGLSVDEDGFRRLMKEQRDRAKADARAKKTGHADLHAYREIADASGATDFTGYSLTENEARIVGLLVNGVSSPAATEGDEVEIVLDRTPFYAEGGGQIGDTGRIRVDSGAVVEIRDVQKPVPGVHVHKGVVQVGEITVGAPVWASIDSHRRRAIARAHSATHLTHQALRDALGPTAAQAGSENQPGRFRFDFGSPSAVPTAVMTDVEQKINSVLSRELDVQAEVMSIDDAKKQGAIAEFGEKYGERVRVVTIGDFSKELCGGTHVHNTAQLGLVKLLGESSIGSGVRRIEALVGVDAYNFLAKEHTVVAQLQELVKGRPEELPEKISGMLAKLKDAEKEIEKFRAEKVLQAAAGLVESAKDVRGVALVTGQVPDGTGADDLRRLVLDVRGRIQGDRAAVVALFTTANGRPLTVIATNEAARERGLKAGDLVRTAAKTLGGGGGGKPDVAQGGGQNAAAVPEAIAAVERLVTETA; this comes from the coding sequence ATGGAGTCGGCTGAAATCCGCCGCCGCTGGCTGAGCTTCTTCGAGGAGCGCGGGCACACCGTCGTCCCTTCGGCGTCGCTCATCGCGGACGACCCGACTCTGCTGCTCGTCCCCGCCGGCATGGTGCCGTTCAAGCCCTACTTCCTGGGTGAGGTCAAGCCGCCCGCTCCGCGCGTCACCAGCGTGCAGAAGTGCGTGCGCACGCCCGACATCGAAGAGGTCGGCAAGACCACGCGCCACGGCACCTTCTTCCAGATGTGCGGCAACTTCTCCTTCGGCGACTACTTCAAGGAAGGCGCCATCACGCTTTCCTGGGAGCTGCTGACCAGCCCGGTCGACAAGGGCGGCTTCGGCCTCGACCCCGAGCGCCTGTGGATCACGGTCTACCTCGACGACGACGAGGCCGAGCAGATCTGGCGCGAGAAGGTCGGCGTCCCGGCCGAGCGCATCCAGCGCCTGGGCAAGAAGGACAACTTCTGGTCCATGGGCGTCCCCGGACCCTGCGGCCCGTGCTCCGAGATCAACTACGACCGCGGCCCCGAGTTCGGCGAAGAGGGCGGCCCCGCCGTCAACGACGAGCGCTACGTGGAGATCTGGAACCTGGTCTTCATGCAGTTCGAGCGCGGTGCGGGCGACGGCAAGGAGGACTTCCCGATCCTCGGCGAGCTGCCGTCGAAGAACATCGACACCGGCCTCGGCCTCGAGCGCCTCGCGATGATCCTCCAGGGCGTACAGAACATGTACGAGACGGACACCCTCCGCGTCGTCATGGACAAGGCCACCGAGCTGACCGGCGTGCGCTACGGCGCTGAGCGCGGCTCGGACGTCTCCCTGCGCGTCGTCGCCGACCACATCCGTACGTCGACGATGCTCATCGGCGACGGCGTCACCCCCGGCAACGAGGGCCGCGGGTACGTGCTGCGCCGCATCATGCGCCGCGCCATCCGCAACATGCGCCTGATGGGCGCCACCGGTCAGGTCGTCAAGGACCTCGTCGACGTCGTCATCGACACGATGGGGCAGCAGTACCCGGAGCTCATCACCGACCGCAAGCGCATCGAGACCGTCGCCCTCGCCGAAGAGGCCGCTTTCCTCAAGGCCCTCAAGGGCGGCACGAACATCCTCGACACCGCCGTCACCGAGACCAAGGCCGCGGACGGCCAGGTCCTCTCCGGCGACAAGGCGTTCCTGCTGCACGACACGTGGGGCTTCCCCATCGACCTCACCCTCGAAATGGCCGCCGAGCAGGGCCTCTCCGTGGATGAGGACGGCTTCCGCCGCCTGATGAAGGAGCAGCGGGACCGCGCCAAGGCCGATGCCAGGGCCAAGAAGACCGGCCACGCCGACCTGCACGCCTACCGCGAGATCGCCGACGCCTCCGGCGCCACCGACTTCACCGGCTACTCCCTCACGGAGAACGAGGCCCGGATCGTCGGCCTGCTGGTCAACGGCGTCTCGTCGCCCGCCGCCACCGAGGGCGACGAGGTCGAGATCGTCCTCGACCGCACCCCGTTCTACGCCGAGGGCGGCGGTCAGATCGGCGACACCGGCCGCATCCGCGTGGACAGCGGCGCCGTCGTCGAGATCCGCGACGTGCAGAAGCCGGTGCCCGGCGTGCACGTCCACAAGGGTGTCGTCCAGGTCGGCGAGATCACCGTCGGCGCCCCGGTCTGGGCCTCGATCGACTCGCACCGCCGCCGGGCCATCGCCCGCGCCCACTCCGCCACGCACCTCACGCACCAGGCGCTGCGCGACGCGCTCGGCCCGACGGCCGCCCAGGCCGGTTCCGAGAACCAGCCCGGCCGCTTCCGCTTCGACTTCGGTTCGCCGTCCGCCGTGCCCACGGCCGTGATGACGGACGTGGAGCAGAAGATCAACTCGGTGCTCTCCAGGGAACTGGACGTGCAGGCCGAGGTCATGTCGATCGACGACGCCAAGAAGCAGGGCGCCATCGCCGAGTTCGGTGAGAAGTACGGCGAGCGCGTGCGCGTCGTCACCATCGGCGACTTCTCCAAGGAGCTCTGCGGCGGCACGCACGTGCACAACACTGCCCAGCTGGGACTGGTGAAGCTGCTCGGCGAGTCCTCCATCGGCTCCGGTGTGCGCCGCATCGAGGCGCTGGTCGGCGTGGACGCGTACAACTTCCTCGCCAAGGAGCACACGGTCGTCGCCCAGCTCCAGGAGCTGGTCAAGGGCCGTCCCGAGGAGCTCCCCGAGAAGATCTCCGGCATGCTCGCCAAGCTGAAGGACGCCGAGAAGGAGATCGAGAAGTTCCGCGCGGAGAAGGTCCTCCAGGCCGCCGCCGGTCTCGTCGAGTCCGCCAAGGACGTACGGGGTGTCGCCCTCGTCACCGGTCAGGTGCCGGACGGCACGGGCGCCGACGACCTGCGCAGGCTGGTCCTCGACGTGCGCGGCCGCATCCAGGGTGACCGCGCGGCCGTCGTGGCCCTGTTCACCACGGCCAACGGCCGCCCGCTGACGGTCATCGCCACCAACGAGGCGGCCCGTGAGCGCGGCCTCAAGGCCGGCGATTTGGTCCGCACGGCCGCCAAGACCCTCGGCGGCGGTGGCGGCGGCAAGCCGGACGTCGCCCAGGGCGGCGGCCAGAACGCGGCCGCGGTGCCCGAGGCCATCGCCGCCGTCGAGCGCCTCGTCACCGAGACGGCCTGA
- a CDS encoding DUF6167 family protein → MFRRTFWFTAGAAAGVWATTKVNRKLKQLTPESLAAQAANKAIETGHRLKDFALDIRDGMVEREAELGEALGLRNDPDAELAPPRRFAVIESHSSYKNDMKTQYNRNEDH, encoded by the coding sequence ATGTTCCGCCGTACGTTCTGGTTCACCGCGGGCGCAGCCGCCGGCGTATGGGCCACCACCAAGGTCAACCGCAAGCTCAAGCAGCTGACCCCCGAGAGCCTCGCCGCGCAGGCGGCGAACAAGGCGATCGAGACGGGGCACCGCCTGAAGGACTTCGCACTCGACATCCGTGACGGCATGGTCGAGCGCGAGGCCGAACTGGGCGAGGCGCTGGGCCTGCGGAACGATCCCGACGCCGAACTGGCCCCGCCGCGCCGCTTCGCGGTCATCGAGAGCCACAGCAGCTACAAGAACGACATGAAGACGCAGTACAACCGGAATGAGGACCACTGA
- a CDS encoding DUF948 domain-containing protein: MSGGEVAGILVAVFWAILVSFLAVALARLAQTLRATTKLVADVTEQAVPLLADASTAVRTAQTQIDRVDAIASDVQEVTSNASALSTTVASTFGGPLVKVAAFGYGVRRAISRKAAPETKDMPAKPSRRTVIVGRTVPSARRTKRANRTKRD, translated from the coding sequence GTGTCCGGTGGAGAGGTTGCCGGGATTCTGGTGGCTGTCTTCTGGGCGATCCTGGTCTCCTTCCTCGCGGTGGCACTGGCGAGGCTGGCCCAGACGCTCAGGGCGACCACCAAGCTCGTCGCGGACGTGACCGAGCAGGCGGTCCCCCTCCTGGCCGACGCCTCCACCGCGGTGCGCACCGCGCAGACGCAGATCGACCGGGTCGACGCCATCGCCTCCGACGTCCAGGAGGTCACGTCGAACGCGTCGGCGCTCTCCACGACGGTCGCCTCGACGTTCGGCGGCCCGCTGGTCAAGGTCGCCGCGTTCGGCTACGGCGTGCGCAGGGCCATCAGCCGCAAGGCCGCCCCCGAAACAAAGGACATGCCCGCCAAGCCGTCCCGTCGTACGGTGATCGTGGGGCGCACCGTCCCCTCCGCGCGGCGGACCAAGCGGGCCAACCGGACCAAGAGGGACTGA